A single region of the Sphingobium sp. TKS genome encodes:
- the rimP gene encoding ribosome maturation protein RimP, whose product MADIAELTALIEPEVKALGFALVRIKLFGSGDEYTLQIMAERPETKQLVIEDCATISRRLSDVLDEADPIEEAYRLEVSSPGIDRPLTRLHDFIEWAGHEAKIAAAETVSGRKSFRGVLNGVEGEDILFTDVKAGEVVIPFALVGDAKLILTDALIAASMPLSSDGADEFETEE is encoded by the coding sequence ATGGCGGACATCGCCGAACTGACAGCCCTGATCGAACCGGAGGTGAAAGCCCTGGGCTTCGCCCTCGTGCGCATCAAGCTGTTCGGATCGGGCGACGAATATACGCTGCAGATCATGGCCGAACGGCCGGAAACGAAGCAGCTCGTCATCGAGGATTGCGCCACCATCTCCCGCCGCCTCTCGGACGTGCTGGACGAAGCCGACCCGATCGAGGAGGCCTATCGCCTCGAAGTCAGCTCGCCTGGCATCGACCGTCCGCTGACCCGCCTGCACGATTTCATCGAATGGGCCGGGCATGAGGCGAAGATCGCCGCCGCCGAAACCGTCTCGGGCCGCAAGAGCTTCCGGGGCGTGCTGAACGGCGTCGAGGGCGAGGACATATTGTTCACCGACGTCAAGGCCGGTGAAGTGGTCATCCCTTTCGCGCTGGTCGGGGATGCCAAGCTGATACTGACCGACGCGCTGATTGCTGCTAGTATGCCGCTCTCCTCCGATGGGGCGGACGAGTTCGAAACCGAAGAATAA
- a CDS encoding PQQ-dependent sugar dehydrogenase: MRQFALTALPLALIACSPDNAVGQNSAASTDKPFKTSVIADFDSPWAMTFLPDGRMLITEKAGEIILFDPGNGTKIPVAGMPKVDSAGQGALMDVVLAPGFAQDKRVYFSFSETGQGGKGVALATGTFHQASDGTTKLDGVKVIFRASQYVDGNGHYSGRIAFSPDRKYLFFTNGERQKFDPAQDPKSTLGKVLRLNLDGTAAAGNPLAAKGFHPAVWSYGHRNLLGIAFDKDGRLWEQEMGPRGGDELNLIKPGLNYGYPLASNGSHYDGRDIPDHKPGDGFEAPKLWWNPVISPGGLVYYSGDLFPQWKNSLFIGGLSSQSLVRVKLDGDKAVKADRWDMGARIREVEQGPDGALWLLEDGKDGSQGRLLKLTPA; encoded by the coding sequence ATGCGCCAATTCGCCCTGACCGCCCTGCCCCTGGCGCTTATCGCCTGTTCGCCGGACAATGCCGTGGGGCAAAATAGCGCCGCCTCGACGGACAAGCCATTCAAGACGTCGGTGATTGCCGATTTCGATTCTCCCTGGGCGATGACCTTCCTGCCGGACGGGCGGATGTTGATTACCGAGAAGGCCGGCGAGATAATCCTGTTCGATCCGGGAAACGGAACGAAAATTCCCGTCGCGGGAATGCCGAAGGTCGACAGCGCAGGCCAGGGCGCCCTGATGGATGTCGTGCTGGCGCCCGGATTTGCGCAGGACAAGAGGGTTTATTTCAGCTTCTCCGAAACCGGACAGGGCGGCAAGGGTGTGGCGCTCGCCACCGGCACCTTCCATCAGGCAAGCGACGGGACGACGAAGCTGGATGGCGTGAAGGTGATTTTCCGTGCCAGCCAATATGTCGACGGCAACGGCCATTATTCGGGGCGAATCGCCTTTTCCCCGGATAGGAAATATCTGTTCTTCACCAATGGCGAGCGGCAGAAATTCGATCCGGCGCAGGATCCGAAATCGACATTGGGCAAGGTGCTGCGGTTGAATTTGGATGGGACGGCTGCGGCGGGCAATCCGCTGGCGGCCAAGGGATTTCATCCGGCGGTCTGGTCCTATGGGCATCGCAACCTGCTGGGGATCGCGTTCGACAAGGACGGGCGGCTCTGGGAGCAGGAAATGGGGCCGCGAGGCGGGGATGAACTCAATCTGATCAAGCCGGGGCTGAATTATGGCTATCCCCTCGCTTCCAACGGCAGCCATTATGATGGGCGCGACATTCCCGATCACAAGCCGGGCGACGGGTTCGAAGCGCCAAAGCTCTGGTGGAATCCGGTGATCTCGCCCGGTGGGCTTGTCTATTATTCGGGCGACCTGTTCCCGCAGTGGAAGAATTCGCTGTTCATCGGCGGGCTGTCGAGCCAGTCGCTGGTGCGCGTGAAGCTGGACGGAGACAAGGCCGTCAAAGCCGATCGGTGGGACATGGGCGCGCGAATCCGGGAGGTGGAGCAAGGGCCGGATGGCGCGCTCTGGCTGCTGGAGGATGGCAAGGATGGGTCGCAGGGACGGTTATTGAAGCTGACGCCTGCCTGA
- a CDS encoding CTP synthase, whose product MARYIFITGGVVSSLGKGLMAASLAALLQARGFRVRIRKFDPYLNVDPGTMSPYQHGEVYVTDDGAETDLDLGHYERFTGVSARQSDNVTQGRVYQTIIQRERRGDYLGATVQVIPHVTDEIKAFALAESDDLDFVLCEIGGTVGDIESLPFMEAIRQLHNDLGRSQSIFVHVTLVPYIAAAGELKTKPTQHSVRELTSLGIQPDILLCRCEHPLPESERHKIALFCNVRPEAVIPALDASSIYAVPTQYHAEGLDDEVLRAFGMEGAPEPKLDRWHDIMDRQQNPEGEVTIGVVGKYVGLPDAYKSLHEALHHGGFANRVKVNIKWIDAELFEEEGADIAARLEPMHGILVPGGFGVRGSEGKIASVKFARERNVPFFGICLGMQMACIEGARNTAGIDNASTTEFGETSEPVVGLITEWMSKEGLQKRTAETDLGGTMRLGAYPAKLTGNSVVSGIYGASEISERHRHRYEVNAGYREPLEKGGLIFSGMSPDGMLPEIVERPDHSWFVGVQFHPELKSKPFDPHPLFASFIEAAVKQSRLV is encoded by the coding sequence ATGGCGCGGTATATTTTCATCACCGGCGGCGTGGTCTCCTCGCTTGGCAAGGGCCTGATGGCCGCTTCGCTTGCAGCTTTGTTGCAAGCGCGAGGTTTCCGTGTGCGCATTCGGAAATTCGATCCCTATCTCAACGTCGATCCGGGCACGATGAGTCCGTATCAGCATGGCGAAGTCTATGTGACTGATGACGGGGCGGAAACCGACCTCGACCTTGGCCATTATGAGCGCTTTACCGGCGTTTCGGCGCGGCAATCCGACAATGTGACCCAGGGCCGCGTCTATCAGACCATCATCCAGCGCGAGCGGCGCGGCGACTATCTGGGTGCGACGGTGCAGGTGATCCCGCACGTCACTGACGAGATCAAGGCCTTTGCCCTCGCCGAATCCGACGATCTGGATTTCGTGTTGTGCGAGATTGGCGGGACGGTGGGCGACATCGAATCGCTGCCCTTCATGGAGGCGATCCGCCAGCTTCATAATGATCTGGGGCGCAGCCAGTCGATTTTCGTCCATGTGACGCTGGTCCCCTATATCGCGGCGGCGGGCGAGCTGAAGACCAAGCCGACCCAGCATAGCGTGCGCGAACTGACCTCGCTCGGCATCCAGCCCGACATATTGCTCTGTCGCTGCGAACATCCGTTGCCGGAGAGCGAGCGGCACAAGATCGCGCTGTTCTGCAACGTCCGGCCCGAAGCCGTCATCCCGGCGCTCGACGCGAGCAGCATCTATGCCGTGCCGACGCAATATCATGCCGAGGGGCTGGACGATGAAGTGCTGCGCGCTTTCGGCATGGAGGGTGCGCCCGAGCCGAAGCTCGACCGCTGGCACGACATCATGGACCGCCAGCAAAATCCCGAGGGCGAAGTCACCATCGGCGTGGTCGGCAAATATGTCGGCCTGCCCGATGCCTATAAGTCGCTTCACGAAGCCCTACACCATGGCGGTTTCGCCAACCGGGTGAAGGTCAACATCAAGTGGATCGACGCCGAATTGTTCGAGGAAGAGGGGGCGGACATCGCCGCCCGGCTTGAGCCGATGCACGGCATCCTCGTCCCCGGCGGCTTCGGCGTGCGCGGGTCGGAGGGCAAGATCGCCTCGGTCAAGTTCGCCCGCGAGCGCAATGTGCCTTTCTTCGGCATTTGCCTGGGCATGCAGATGGCCTGCATCGAGGGCGCGCGGAACACGGCGGGCATCGACAATGCCTCGACCACCGAATTTGGCGAAACCAGCGAGCCGGTCGTCGGCCTCATCACCGAATGGATGAGCAAGGAAGGCCTGCAAAAGCGCACGGCGGAGACCGATCTGGGCGGCACGATGCGTCTGGGCGCCTATCCGGCCAAGCTCACCGGCAACAGCGTCGTGTCGGGCATCTACGGCGCGAGCGAGATCAGCGAGCGGCACCGCCATCGCTATGAGGTCAATGCGGGCTATCGCGAACCGCTGGAAAAGGGCGGCCTGATCTTCTCGGGCATGTCGCCCGACGGCATGTTGCCGGAAATCGTCGAGCGGCCGGACCATTCCTGGTTCGTCGGCGTGCAGTTCCACCCGGAACTCAAGTCCAAACCCTTCGACCCGCATCCGCTGTTCGCCAGCTTCATCGAAGCGGCGGTCAAGCAGAGCCGGTTGGTTTGA
- the secG gene encoding preprotein translocase subunit SecG, protein MFTFILVVQAIVAALLVTVILMQKSEGGGLGVGGSPAGFMSARGAADFLTRSTTILAAIFVTLSVVLAVIASIQHRPSDIDTSLVKQAPSAPATAPAPATGNDPLAGAAGAASSNAANGAVPLAN, encoded by the coding sequence ATGTTCACCTTCATCCTCGTCGTGCAGGCCATTGTCGCTGCTCTGCTGGTCACCGTCATCCTGATGCAGAAGTCGGAAGGCGGCGGCCTGGGCGTCGGCGGCAGCCCGGCGGGGTTCATGTCTGCGCGCGGCGCGGCCGATTTCCTGACCCGCTCGACCACGATTCTTGCCGCTATCTTCGTGACTCTGTCGGTCGTGCTGGCGGTCATCGCATCGATCCAGCACCGCCCGAGCGACATCGACACATCGCTCGTGAAGCAGGCGCCCAGCGCTCCGGCGACCGCTCCGGCTCCGGCCACCGGCAATGATCCGCTGGCCGGCGCTGCGGGCGCGGCGAGCAGCAACGCTGCAAATGGTGCGGTTCCGCTCGCGAACTGA
- the tpiA gene encoding triose-phosphate isomerase has protein sequence MSRRKLVVGNWKMNGLRAQLGEVEAIGGLAREYPAVDVGLCLPATLIAAADGVKGAAFVGAQDCHMKASGAQTGCLSAAMLAEAGASWTIVGHSERRQDQGETDADVAAKALAAKAAGLKVILCVGESLDVRDAGNAEAVVSAQLLASLPDGAAADWLAIAYEPIWAIGTGRIPTMEAVAAMHAALRAALASRIGGEADGMRILYGGSMNGDNAAELLALADVDGGLIGGASLTAEKFAPVIAAAA, from the coding sequence ATGAGCAGGCGGAAGCTGGTTGTCGGGAACTGGAAGATGAACGGCCTTCGTGCCCAATTAGGCGAGGTGGAGGCGATCGGCGGCCTTGCGCGCGAATATCCGGCGGTGGATGTCGGGCTGTGTCTGCCCGCGACGCTGATCGCGGCGGCGGACGGCGTGAAAGGCGCGGCCTTCGTCGGCGCGCAGGATTGCCATATGAAGGCGAGCGGCGCGCAAACCGGCTGCCTTTCCGCTGCGATGCTGGCGGAGGCCGGTGCGAGCTGGACCATCGTCGGCCATAGCGAGCGGCGGCAGGACCAGGGCGAAACGGATGCCGATGTCGCGGCGAAAGCACTGGCGGCGAAGGCGGCGGGGCTGAAGGTCATCCTCTGCGTCGGCGAAAGCCTCGACGTCCGGGATGCGGGCAATGCGGAGGCGGTCGTATCGGCGCAATTGCTGGCATCTTTGCCGGACGGGGCGGCGGCGGACTGGCTGGCGATCGCCTATGAACCGATCTGGGCGATCGGCACGGGGCGAATCCCGACGATGGAAGCGGTCGCCGCCATGCACGCCGCCCTGCGCGCCGCGCTGGCGAGCCGGATCGGCGGGGAGGCCGATGGGATGCGAATCCTCTATGGCGGGTCGATGAACGGCGACAATGCGGCGGAGCTTCTGGCGCTGGCCGATGTCGACGGCGGCCTGATCGGCGGCGCAAGCCTGACGGCGGAGAAATTCGCTCCGGTAATCGCAGCGGCCGCCTGA